A window of Rhododendron vialii isolate Sample 1 chromosome 13a, ASM3025357v1 contains these coding sequences:
- the LOC131314567 gene encoding uncharacterized protein LOC131314567 isoform X1 translates to MLKQSLSLDQRTDAVKECRISLSMLPPRTEFRGWFFLIFGCVSFLGFFYAAIISKFLPPSDNALISAVQNDRYYCFLVPLTLPILVVAVYFHWLSMKFFKHA, encoded by the exons ATGTTAAAACAGTCATTGAGTTTAGATCAAAGAACTGATGCAGTGAAAGAATGCAGAATTTCTCTCAGTATGTTGCCTCCAAGGACAGAATTTCGGGGCTGGTTTTTCCTCATATTTGGATGTGTTTCCTTCTTGGGGTTCTTCTATGCTGCCATTATATCAAAGTTTCTTCCACCATCAGATAATGCTCTCATATCTGCCGTACAAAATGACAG GTATTACTGCTTCTTGGTGCCCTTGACACTTCCTATTCTCGTTGTGGCCGTATATTTTCATTGGTTGAGCATGAAATTTTTTAAGCATGCGTGA
- the LOC131314567 gene encoding uncharacterized protein LOC131314567 isoform X2 → MRISLSMLPPRTEFRGWFFLIFGCVSFLGFFYAAIISKFLPPSDNALISAVQNDRYYCFLVPLTLPILVVAVYFHWLSMKFFKHA, encoded by the exons ATGAG AATTTCTCTCAGTATGTTGCCTCCAAGGACAGAATTTCGGGGCTGGTTTTTCCTCATATTTGGATGTGTTTCCTTCTTGGGGTTCTTCTATGCTGCCATTATATCAAAGTTTCTTCCACCATCAGATAATGCTCTCATATCTGCCGTACAAAATGACAG GTATTACTGCTTCTTGGTGCCCTTGACACTTCCTATTCTCGTTGTGGCCGTATATTTTCATTGGTTGAGCATGAAATTTTTTAAGCATGCGTGA